The following proteins come from a genomic window of Myroides odoratus DSM 2801:
- a CDS encoding RelA/SpoT family protein, translated as MTEAEIELENKAIAKEYKELLKISYQTLSDADKKLIRKAFDVAVDAHKDQRRKSGEAYIFHPIAVAKIVASEIGLGATSIAAALMHDVVEDTDITVKQIEEWFNPKIAQIVEGLTKMALLEPDSHISMQAENYRKMLLTLNDDVRVILIKIADRLHNMQTMESMVDYKQAKIASETLYIYAPLAHRLGLFNIKTKLEDLGLKYTEPEVYKDIVHKMKETKEEQEAYIKSVSDILKQSLDEEHIQYSMKGRPKSIYSIRRKMKAQNVTFDEVYDKFALRIIYKSTPHEEKFIAWKIYSIVTDHFRPSPSRLRDWISSPKSTGYEALHITVMGPKGRWVEIQIRSERMDEIAEQGYAAHYKYKQGVTEENSLDLWLNQLKEALENAETNAVDFVEDFKLSLYAKEIYVFTPKGEIKSLPKGATALDFAFAIHSEIGLKTRGTRVNGRLVPLNHILSSGDQVEIITSENKKPNVNWLDYVTTSRARNKIKSSLNENTKKIADEGKEQLQRKLKHLKINLDETTVNEMVNHFKLKTSQDLFYRVGAGLIDNAQLKEYASKRNNTLFNFFKKSIKRTPSAPVIQESEDKKSLDLLVFGKDKEKLDYKLATCCNPIPGDDVFGFVTINEGIKVHKTDCPNALSMRSNYAYRIMQAHWVASSTSLNFEATINITGLDSAGLTTEITKIIMESKAVNIRSIALSENAGLFKGSITVIVPNNDILKKMIANIKKIEGVDKVTRVNTN; from the coding sequence ATGACAGAAGCAGAAATTGAATTAGAAAATAAGGCAATAGCAAAAGAATATAAAGAGTTACTGAAAATCAGTTATCAAACTTTATCTGATGCAGATAAAAAATTAATTAGAAAGGCGTTTGACGTGGCCGTTGATGCCCATAAAGATCAACGTAGAAAATCGGGAGAAGCTTATATTTTTCACCCCATTGCCGTTGCAAAAATCGTCGCTTCTGAAATTGGATTAGGTGCAACCTCCATTGCGGCAGCTTTAATGCACGACGTCGTTGAGGATACGGATATCACCGTAAAGCAAATTGAAGAGTGGTTCAATCCTAAAATAGCGCAGATTGTTGAAGGATTAACGAAGATGGCCCTATTAGAGCCGGATTCTCACATTTCAATGCAAGCAGAGAACTACCGCAAAATGTTACTTACGCTAAATGATGATGTACGCGTAATTCTGATTAAAATTGCCGACCGTTTGCACAACATGCAAACCATGGAAAGCATGGTGGACTACAAGCAAGCTAAAATTGCTTCGGAAACCTTGTATATCTATGCCCCACTCGCCCATCGCTTAGGCTTGTTCAACATCAAAACCAAGTTAGAGGATCTTGGTCTGAAATACACAGAACCCGAAGTGTATAAAGACATTGTCCACAAAATGAAAGAAACGAAAGAAGAGCAAGAAGCTTATATCAAATCCGTTTCGGACATCTTGAAACAATCCTTAGATGAAGAGCATATCCAATATTCGATGAAAGGTCGTCCGAAATCGATTTATTCGATTCGACGCAAGATGAAGGCACAGAATGTAACCTTTGATGAAGTATACGACAAATTTGCCTTGCGCATCATTTATAAATCAACCCCACACGAAGAGAAGTTCATCGCTTGGAAGATTTATTCGATTGTAACCGATCACTTCCGCCCTAGCCCGAGTCGTTTAAGAGATTGGATTTCCTCTCCTAAATCTACGGGATATGAAGCCTTACACATCACTGTAATGGGCCCAAAAGGACGTTGGGTTGAAATACAAATCCGAAGCGAACGCATGGATGAAATTGCCGAGCAAGGATATGCTGCGCATTACAAATACAAACAAGGCGTTACGGAAGAAAATAGCTTAGACCTTTGGTTGAACCAATTGAAGGAAGCACTTGAAAATGCAGAAACCAATGCCGTAGATTTCGTGGAAGACTTCAAGCTAAGTCTTTACGCCAAAGAGATTTACGTATTTACACCTAAAGGAGAGATTAAATCCCTTCCAAAAGGAGCTACTGCACTTGATTTTGCCTTTGCTATTCACTCGGAGATTGGTTTAAAAACAAGAGGAACCCGTGTAAACGGACGATTGGTACCTTTAAATCACATCTTATCTAGTGGGGATCAGGTAGAAATTATCACATCCGAAAATAAAAAACCGAATGTCAACTGGTTAGATTATGTTACGACTAGTAGAGCTCGAAATAAAATCAAGAGTTCATTAAACGAGAATACGAAGAAGATTGCCGATGAAGGAAAAGAGCAATTGCAACGTAAACTGAAACATTTAAAAATCAATCTGGACGAAACAACAGTCAATGAAATGGTCAACCATTTCAAACTCAAAACCAGTCAAGATTTATTTTATCGCGTTGGTGCTGGTTTAATTGACAATGCTCAATTGAAGGAATACGCATCGAAACGCAACAATACGTTGTTCAACTTTTTCAAGAAAAGCATCAAACGAACTCCTTCTGCTCCAGTAATTCAGGAATCAGAAGATAAAAAATCATTAGATTTACTCGTTTTCGGAAAAGACAAAGAAAAGTTAGATTATAAACTAGCCACGTGTTGTAATCCGATACCTGGAGATGATGTTTTTGGATTTGTAACGATCAACGAAGGAATAAAAGTACACAAAACCGATTGTCCTAATGCACTGAGTATGCGTTCAAACTACGCGTACCGCATCATGCAGGCACATTGGGTTGCTTCTTCTACTTCGTTGAACTTTGAGGCAACAATTAATATTACGGGACTAGACTCTGCTGGTTTAACCACCGAGATCACCAAGATTATTATGGAGAGTAAAGCTGTAAATATTCGAAGTATCGCCTTGAGTGAAAATGCGGGGTTATTTAAAGGATCGATTACCGTAATCGTTCCAAACAACGATATTTTGAAGAAAATGATCGCCAATATCAAGAAAATCGAAGGAGTGGATAAAGTCACTCGAGTGAATACCAATTAA